In one window of Acanthochromis polyacanthus isolate Apoly-LR-REF ecotype Palm Island chromosome 8, KAUST_Apoly_ChrSc, whole genome shotgun sequence DNA:
- the mafb gene encoding transcription factor Maf — translation MASELAMSNSDLPTSPLAMEYVNDFDLMKFEVKKEPVEPDRSINQCSRLVAGGSLSSTPMSTPCSSVPPSPSFSAPSPGSGSEQKAHLEDFYWMTGYQQQLNPEALGFSPEDAVEALISSSHQLQTFDGYARGQQFGGAAGAGGAMAGEEMGSAAAVVSAVIAAAAAQNGAPHHHHHHHHHHHTGTHHPSSGSQSGGGAGGNHQHMRLEDRFSDEQLVTMSVRELNRQLRGVSKEEVIRLKQKRRTLKNRGYAQSCRYKRVQQRHVLEGEKTQLIQQVDHLKQEISRLARERDAYKEKYEKLISTGFRENGGSSSDNNPSSPEFFMTSRKFLHL, via the exons ATGGCATCAGAGCTGGCAATGAGCAACTCCGACCTGCCCACCAGTCCCCTGGCCATGGAATATGTTAATGACTTCGATCTGATGAAGTTTGAAGTGAAAAAGGAGCCGGTGGAGCCCGATCGCAGCATCAACCAGTGCAGCCGCCTGGTCGCCGGGGGATCCCTATCTTCCACCCCGATGAGCACGCCTTGCAGCTCGGTTCCCCCCTCTCCAAGCTTCTCGGCGCCCAGTCCGGGATCAGGGAGCGAACAGAAGGCGCACTTGGAGGATTTCTACTGGATGACCGGGTACCAACAGCAGTTGAACCCCGAAGCTCTGGGCTTTAGCCCGGAGGACGCCGTAGAGGCGCTGATCAGCAGCAGTCACCAGCTCCAGACCTTCGATGGCTATGCCAGAGGGCAGCAGTTCGGCGGCGCAGCCGGCGCAGGAGGCGCCATGGCCGGGGAGGAGATGGGATCAGCGGCCGCCGTGGTGTCCGCGGTTATCGCTGCAGCCGCAGCTCAGAACGGGgcaccccaccaccaccaccaccatcaccaccaccaccacacaggGACACACCACCCCTCCTCCGGGTCTCAGTCCGGCGGCGGCGCAGGGGGAAACCATCAGCACATGCGCTTGGAAGACCGGTTCTCGGACGAGCAGCTGGTGACCATGTCGGTGCGGGAATTGAACCGGCAGCTCCGAGGGGTCAGCAAGGAAGAGGTGATCCGTCTGAAACAGAAGAGGAGGACACTAAAGAACAGAGGCTATGCCCAGTCCTGTCGGTACAAGCGGGTCCAGCAGCGGCACGTCCTGGAGGGAGAGAAGACGCAACTCATTCAGCAGGTGGACCACCTCAAGCAGGAGATCTCCCGGCTGGCCAGGGAGAGGGACGCCTACAAGGAGAAATACGAGAAGCTGATCAGCACCGGCTTCAGAGAAAACGGAGGGTCCAGCAGCGACAACAACCCTTCATCCCCGGAGTTTTTCAT GACGTCAAGAAAATTCCTCCATCTGTGA